A region from the Dendropsophus ebraccatus isolate aDenEbr1 chromosome 1, aDenEbr1.pat, whole genome shotgun sequence genome encodes:
- the LOC138770789 gene encoding beta-1,3-galactosyltransferase 5-like encodes MKLKIFFLTSSLLSATIFLTWRWIGASDVVVSRVPLRTPKVTNMIPVLRRSLTLNDGKYHYHLNLSSFESEFPHLQRYQCSVTLSPPVAPYDDSDLPLIIMAVKSHPRAGTRRSAIRQTWSKEQELKGYKIRRVFLVGRTEVSGHMEIVKVESAVYGDILQWDMTESHYNLSLKERCFLEWLNHNVPEADYIFKGDDDVFVNTEVVLDLIKDFGSPAVIHGFHQHRPGVMRYTKYSISHTLYPLARYPGFVSGGGFIFPGPAVPSLYEASRMMPVFPLDDVYFGFLALAANLTYRHDRRFRVQGMKYDVCSYKKTLLVHGISPERLLIIWRDVNESDC; translated from the exons ATGAAACTGAAGATTTtcttcctcacctccagcctcctctctgcCACCATTTTCCTGACATGGAGATGGATTGGTGCGTCGGACGTTGTTGTGTCTAGAGTTCCTCTTAGGACGCCCAAGGTCACAAACATGATTCCAGTGCTGAGAAGGTCATTGACTCTTAATGATGGAAAATATCATTATCACTTAAACCTCTCCAGCTTTGAGTCGGAGTTCCCACACCTGCAGAGGTACCAGTGCTCGGTGACCCTCAGTCCGCCTGTTGCACCGTATGATGACAGTGATCTACCGCTAATAATTATGGCCGTAAAATCCCATCCAAGGGCCGGAACCAGGAGATCTGCTATACGACAGACTTGGTCCAAGGAACAGGAACTGAAAGGCTACAAGATAAGACGAGTCTTTCTGGTGGGGAGGACGGAGGTGTCGGGGCACATGGAGATAGTGAAGGTGGAGAGTGCTGTGTATGGAGACATCCTACAATGGGACATGACCGAGAGCCACTACAACTTATCTCTGAAGGAACGATGCTTCCTGGAGTGGCTGAACCACAACGTCCCCGAGGCCGATTACATCTTCAAGG GTGATGATGATGTGTTTGTGAACACAGAAGTGGTTCTTGATCTTATTAAGGATTTTGGTTCTCCTGCTGTGATCCATGGCTTCCACCAGCATCGCCCAGGTGTGATGCGTTACACCAAATACAGCATCTCGCACACCCTCTACCCATTGGCGAGGTATCCTGGCTTTGTGTCCGGTGGGGGCTTTATCTTCCCAGGACCGGCAGTACCCAGCCTATATGAAGCCTCTCGTATGATGCCCGTTTTCCCATTGGATGATGTGTACTTTggctttctggctttggctgcaaatttGACTTATAGACACGACCGTCGTTTTCGTGTTCAGGGGATGAAGTATGACGTCTGTAGCTACAAGAAGACATTGCTTGTACACGGAATCAGCCCAGAGAGACTGCTTATAATATGGAGAGATGTGAACGAGAGcgactgctaa